A genomic region of Metopolophium dirhodum isolate CAU chromosome 1, ASM1992520v1, whole genome shotgun sequence contains the following coding sequences:
- the LOC132937057 gene encoding dynein axonemal heavy chain 6-like, producing the protein MVRQGRLTKLQCSGVRALITVDVHARDIISFMVVRKINSEEHFEWLKQLRYYWDTVDGCVAYSANARWLYAFEYLGSSPRLVITPLTDRCYLCMMIALQLCLGCALSGPSATGKTETVKDLAKALATQCVVFNCSDGLNYKTMGRFFSGLAQSGSWCCFDEFDRVGIEVLSVIAQQLITITNAKLTNANKFTFEGREIRLIRTCAAFITINPGYVGRSELPDNLQALFRSVAMMIPDYSLIAEVVLYSEGFELSKMLSHKIVKMYQLCSEQLSIQNHYDFGMRAIKSVLVMAGFLRRENLLIEDNLVVIKALTDSNLPKFLKDDAILFKDILNDLFPGVFLPEQDYEIFLSTAKDVMESEGYQIKECIYVKVIHLLQTIIVRHGIMTVGSAGSGKTAVLKILGKTLSELYNKKIGNQHYRPVNIYQLNPKAITISELYGRLDLHTMEWRDGLLGKIIRKTVQEEKEEFQWVVCDGPVDAIWVENLNTVLDDTKILCLANSERIKLSSWVRMIFEVGDLSQASPATVSRCGIVYMDISDLGWLPYVHSWANRLQNDVIKSSAELKNYLVSLFETYVNEGFSFIDKYCLAPIKQVEISKATTMCTILESLLTDPGSFDASTEVSKVQKYIYQSFIFSYLWSLGSNLVDSSQIKFENFVFNQFADKSEYGILPGMKLFDVYLNMENKKFEDWNTIVPDFVYKSGTPYHELLVPTVDSIRYTHVVEMILQMSQPVMLTGTTGVGKNSVANFVMQYLTSKGDWITGTIDFSAYTNSNRTQELLESKLVKKKRNRFGAPVNKRLALFIDDVNMPIPEVYGAQPPIELLRQLLDSGGIYDRDKLDWKDIENVILCTICAPPGGGRNLLTPRFTRHLSVIFMPIMSENSLRTIFTSILDGFLEEFPPNIAGSSSEIVQASVEIYLRISEDLLPTPAKPHYIFNLRDLSKTIQGVLQANFITIPDKTHLYRLWYHETLRVYHDRLVCQKDRSYFFNLLQDVCMRYFNTTVLDFSESTNKNSSRPPVLLFGDFVNPVSKERRIYEEIINIDKLKTTLVENLTDFNIVYNKNMHIIFFMDAIEHVTRIARILRSERGNALLVGVNGIGKQSLTKLSSHLNNFKYFQIELTKSYNHTTFREDLVSLYLNTGVKFENTTFLFTDNQIVEEEFLEDINNILISGEVPNLFKLDDLEKVITACRPAALSLGIDGQNQEAMFRFFIQRVRSKLHLVVSMSSIGDAFRRRCRLFPSLVYNSTIDWFDDWPTEALLSVAHQSLDEAFGRQENPDLVDSLTSMCHNMHLTISRATEKFCRQTARHCYVTLRSYLEFLKLYVTMRGSQTNKIKDDSDRISNGLRKLYETFDMVGDMKTKLKSMAPALLEKNEATSKLMEGLTREKASVDKVRQIVLVEETAAKMKASAAQEIAEDAQRDLTLAMPAMEAAKAALESLNKNDINELRMLSKPHKLVQTVMEAVCLLLAKKTDWTSAKTVLGDANFLKALQDYDTDNISDKMINQLKPYIEDPDFNPQKVATQSKVAKSMCMWVRAVHSYYLVYRIVEPKRKKQQEAEDELNVVLKELRTKQKMLADVEERLQKLEDIYDQSVSEKNKLELNIERTQSRLNRSDLLVAALSDEQQRWENSLKTYSRRLLTIAGDIIIAAGSITYLGPFTDGYRKEITLSWLHELTRHNLGHSPNYSLSSVLVDPSELRLWNVCGLPQDSFSTDSMIIATRASRWPLMIDPQGQANKWIKALEADNSLRTCRGTDSVDDLTDAIVDAVRLGGAVLIEGLDEHISPALRSTLENVTFLRDGRLLMRIGNADVEYDCKFRFYMTTKMSNPHYQPNVWIHVTMINFMVTPTGLEDQLLVDVVRLERPDLEEKRTETNVIINNDNNLLKEMEEKMLRMLYMSEGNILDDEELIDTLNNSKESSIIIAGRLIDAEETEKSVSTARERYRAIAKRGSCLYFIVAQLSEINIMYQFSLNYFNSILCNVIKNSNKSMKIDVKLPTMIEDITLAIYSNISRGLFEHHKLIFSFLLSINVNLQIGKITNAEWNFLVHGPAATAKKHVPEKPLVLALTEDVWKTVNYMTEVFPKFKSLSENCTGRIQIKLGDFALNIHLDPENNNPAVNWDSILNSFEKLMIIRAFKEEKLICAISNYVSVELGKKFVESPEVSHRLLYTNTSSTLPLIFILSPGSDPFESFQKFSAEFGTIDKLHTISLGQGQGLIAEKLIKDGKEQGNWVFLQNCHLAPSWLHHMDNLVQELINNPLDVNQNFRLFLSSVPSKTFPTFVLQNSLKVTIEPPKSLRAKMKKSFANMNIDFFEDNAFGSDWQKMVFGLCFFHAVILERKKFGSLGWNVPYAFTDSDQEYTMHLLHTYCLTAKEIPWKALQYITVEINYGSRVNDYWDQKTLNTILLNFLGPRTLDSNYKYSESGVYICPEIKNCTTIDNYKKLIDKLPITEELEIFGMHINANIAYQARETQEALRAIVCVYPKSLTVPACKPDDEIVIDVAVDISKRLTNFIDFHQSHFTILKPDEKGRLPPLSTVLSQEIGRFNTLLDVVHNTLTDLRNAVEGHTIMSRELETVYWSFMNNTVPTMWQNRAYPSLKTLGSWIKDLILRLDFINNWTKFGNPPSYWISGLYFPQCFITGCLQRHARKYGIPVYSLKVDFELTSTVLAQEDISAMHSTSLKEETQVYKGLTERGDGVYIHGLFLCAGRIDLTSKRLVDPIPGDLYSQLPVVQLIPSVEIYEKRLRYNCPVYNTTARTGVPSTTGHSTHFVIAMLLPTDFPESYWILKGTALIAQI; encoded by the exons ATGGTTCGACAAGGACGTTTGACCAAACTCCAATGTTCCGGAGTACGAGCATTGATCACCGTCGATGTTCACGCAAGagatattatatcttttatGGTCGTCCGAAAAATTAATAGCGAGGAGCACTTCGAATGGTTGAAACAACTTCGTTACTATTGGGATACGGTGGACGGTTGTGTCGCGTACTCGGCCAATGCTCGTTGGTTGTATGCTTTCGAATATCTAGGTTCATCCCCTCGATTAGTGATAACGCCGTTGACTGACCGATGCTACTTATGCATGATGATTGCGCTTCAGTTATGTTTAGGATGTGCATTGTCTGGACCCTCAGCTACCGGAAAAACTGAAACGGTCAAGGACCTCGCGAAAGCGTTAGCTACACAATGTGTCGTATTCAACTGTTCTGATGGATTGAATTATAAG ACGATGGGTAGATTCTTTTCTGGCTTAGCTCAATCGGGATCTTGGTGTTGTTTCGACGAGTTTGACCGGGTAGGGATTGAAGTACTATCGGTCATCGCGCAACAGCTAATCACTATCACGAACGCAAAACTGACTAATGCCAATAAGTTCACATTTGAAGGTCGAGAGATTAGACTTATTAGGACATGTGCAGCATTTATAACGATAAATCCAGGATATGTTGGAAGAAGCGAACTACCCGATAATCTACAAGCATTGTTTAGATCTGTGGCAATGATGATCCCAGACTATAGTTTAATTGCCGAGGTTGTATTGTATTCTGAAGGGTTTGAGTTGTCAAAAATGCTGTctcataaaatagtaaaaatgtatcaattgtGCAGTGAACAGCTTTCCATTCAAAACCACTATGATTTTGGAATGAG AGCTATAAAAAGTGTTTTAGTAATGGCGGGCTTCTTGAGACGAGAAAATCTTCTCATTGAAGATAATTTAGTCGTAATCAAAGCATTGACAGATAGTAATTTACCGAAATTTCTAAAAGATGATGCCATATTATTCAAG GATATATTAAACGATCTATTTCCCGGAGTTTTCTTACCAGAACAAGATTATGAAATATTTCTATCGACTGCCAAAGACGTAATGGAAAGTGAAGGCTATCAAATTAAAGAATGCATTTATGTAAAAGTTATACACTTATTGCAGACAATAATTGTCCGACATGGTATCATGACTGTTGGTTCGGCAGGAAGTGGAAAAACTGcggttttaaaaatacttggtAAAACATTATCAGAGCTTTACAATAAGAAAATAGGAAACCAACATTACAGACCAGTGAACATATACCAACTGAATCCTAAAGCGATTACTATCAGCGAACTTTACGGTCGACTGGATCTCCATACAATGGAATGGAGAGACGGATTACTaggaaaaattataagaaaaacagTTCAAGAGGAAAAGGAGGAATTTCAGTGGGTGGTATGCGACGGCCCCGTAGATGCAATATGGGTCGAAAATCTAAATACCGTACTTGACGATACTAAGATTTTGTGTCTGGCCAATTCCGAACGCATAAAATTGAGCTCTTGG gtTAGAATGATTTTTGAGGTTGGTGATTTGTCACAAGCATCACCTGCTACAGTTAGCAGATGTGGAATTGTTTATATGGACATATCGGACCTAGGATGGTTACCATACGTACACTCGTGGGCAAATAGATTACAAAATGATGTTATTAAAAGTAGTGCagaattaaaaaactatttagtgTCACTATTCGAAACTTATGTCAACGAAGGTTTTTCATTTATTGACAAATATTGTTTGGCTCCCATTAAACAG GTTGAAATTAGTAAAGCTACTACGATGTGCACCATTCTCGAATCTCTATTAACTGACCCGGGTAGTTTTGATGCGTCAACAGAAGTTTCAAaagtccaaaaatatatttaccaatcatttatattttcatatttgtgGTCTCTGGGATCGAATTTAGTCGATTCATCTCAAATAAAATTCGAAAATTTCGTTTTCAATCAATTCGCAGACAAATCTGAATATGGTATTCTACCTGGAATGAAACTATTCGACGTGTATCTAAACatggaaaataaaaagtttGAGGATTGGAATACCATCGTCCCAGATTTTGTGTACAAGTCCGGTACACCTTATCACGAATTACTAGTTCCTACAGTAGATAGCATTCGGTATACACACGTTGTAGAAATGATACTACAAATGAGTCAACCAGTGATGTTGACTGGAACAACAg GTGTAGGTAAGAATTCGGTAGCAAATTTTGTCATGCAATACTTGACATCTAAGGGTGACTGGATAACTGGAACGATCGATTTCTCTGCGTACACAAATAGTAACAGGACCCAAGAATTATTGGAatcaaaattagtaaaaaaaaaacgaaatcgtTTCGGTGCACCGGTAAATAAACGTTTGGCGCTTTTTATCGATGACGTCAACATGCCGATACCCGAAGTTTACGGTGCTCAACCTCCTATTGAATTACTAAGACAGCTTTTGGATTCTGGTGGCATATATGATAGAGATAAGCTCGATTGGAAAGACATAGAGAATGTTATTTTGTGCACCATCTGCGCACCTCCAGGAGGAGGACGAAATCTATTAACTCCGAGATTTACAAGACACTTATCAGTGATTTTCATGCCCATTATGAGTGAAAATTCTCTGAGAACTATATTCACCTCTATTTTGGACGGGTTTCTTGAAGAGTTTCCTCCAAATATAGCTGGTTCTAGTTCAGAAATAGTGCAAGCCAGTGTTGAAATTTATTTGCGAATTTCAGAAGACCTGTTACCGACTCCGGCCAAGCCacactatatttttaatcttagaGATTTGTCGAAGACCATACAAGGAGTCTTGCAAGCTAATTTCATCACAATACCAGATAAAACACATTTATACAG GCTATGGTATCACGAAACATTGCGTGTGTATCACGACCGTTTGGTTTGCCAAAAAGACAGGTCATATTTCTTTAACCTTCTTCAGGATGTGTGCATGCGTTATTTTAACACTACTGTGTTAGACTTTTCCGAATCTACAAACAAAAATTCATCACGTCCTCCAGTGTTATTATTTGGTGATTTCGTGAATCCAGTTTCAAAAGAGAGACGGATTTacgaagaaataattaatatcgataaattaaaaaccacattggttgaaaatttaacagatttcaatatagtttataataaaaacatgcaCATCATATTTTTCATGGACGCCATCGAGCATGTCACACGCATTGCAAGGATATTGAGATCCGAAAGAGGAAACGCTTTACTCGTCGGAGTTAATGGAATAGGCAAACAATCGTTGACAAAATTATCTTCACACCTTAACAATTTTAA atATTTTCAAATCGAGTTAACAAAATCATATAATCATACTACTTTTCGTGAAGACCTAGTGAGTCTTTATCTCAACACCGGTGTGAAATTTGAAAACACCACATTTTTATTCACGGATAATCAGATAGTGGAAGAAGAATTTTTAGaagatataaacaatattttaatctcag GGGAAGtaccaaatttatttaaacttgATGACTTGGAGAAGGTGATAACTGCTTGCCGGCCGGCAGCATTGAGTTTGGGAATCGACGGCCAGAACCAAGAAGCGATGTTCAGGTTTTTCATTCAGCGCGTACGTTCTAAACTCCATCTTGTAGTATCCATGAGTTCGATCGGCGATGCGTTTAGACGAAGATGCCGGCTGTTTCCTTCGTTGGTTTATAACTCGACAATAGATTGGTTTGACGATTGGCCGACCGAAGCTCTTTTGTCTGTGGCTCACCAAAGTTTAGACGAGGCTTTTGGACGACAAGAAAACCCAGACCTCGTCGATAGTCTAACGAGTATGTGTCACAACATGCATTTGACGATCAGTCGAGCCACTGAAAAGTTTTGCAGACAAACGGCTAGGCATTGTTACGTAACTCTCAGGAGTTATTTGGAATTTCTCAAGTTATACGTGACAATGCGGGGATCACAAACTAACAAGATTAAAGACGATTCGGATCGAATTTCGAATGGCTTGCGTAAGTTGTACGAGACATTTGACATGGTCGGagatatgaaaacaaaattaaaatcaatggcACCGGCACTGTTAGAGAAAAATGAAGCCACTTCAAAATTAATGGAAGGGTTGACGAGAGAAAAGGCGAGCGTAGATAAGGTGCGGCAAATAGTGCTTGTGGAAGAGACAGCAGCGAAAATGAAAGCTTCGGCCGCGCAGGAAATAGCTGAAGACGCGCAAAGAGACCTTACTTTGGCTATGCCGGCCATGGAAGCGGCTAAAGCAGCATTAGAGTCACTCAACAAAAACGATATAAACGAGCTTCGGATGTTAAGCAAGCCACATAAACTTGTTCAGACCGTTATGGAAGCCGTGTGTTTATTATTGGCAAAAAA aacTGATTGGACTTCAGCCAAAACCGTACTAGGAGATGCCAATTTTCTAAAAGCTCTACAAGACTACGATACAGACAATATATCTGATAAAATGATCAATCAACTTAAGCCTTATATAGAAGATCCAGATTTCAATCCACAGAAAGTAGCTACTCAATCAAAAGTGGCCAAATCGATGTGCATGTGGGTTCGAGCAGTTCACagttactatttagtatatcgAATAGTAGAACCCAAAAGAAAgaa GCAACAAGAAGCTGAAGATGAACTCAATGTCGTGTTGAAAGAActaagaacaaaacaaaaaatgttagcTGATGTAGAAGAACGTCTACAAAAACTCGAAGACATTTACGACCAGAGCGTTTCAGAAAAGAACAAATTAGAGTTGAACATAGAGAGAACGCAATCGCGGTTAAACCGGTCAGATTTACTAGTCGCGGCGCTGAGCGACGAACAGCAGAGATGGGAAAACAGTTTGaag ACGTACTCTCGACGTCTCTTGACCATAGCTGGAGACATAATAATAGCAGCTGGAAGCATCACCTATCTGGGTCCATTTACGGATGGCTATCGTAAGGAGATAACCCTTTCATGGTTACATGAGTTAACGCGACACAACTTAGGACATTCACCGAATTATTCCCTGAGTTCTGTGTTGGTCGATCCTTCTGAGCTGCGGTTGTGGAATGTCTGTGGTCTGCCCCAGGATTCGTTTTCAACGGACAGTATGATAATCGCGACAAGAGCAAGTCGATGGCCACTGATGATAGACCCTCAAGGGCAGGCAAACAAATGGATCAAGGCTTTAGAAGCAGACAACTCTCTAAGGACGTGCAGAGGTACGGATTCCGTCGATGACCTGACGGACGCGATTGTCGATGCTGTCAGGCTGGGTGGTGCAGTTTTAATCGAAGGCCTCGATGAGCACATAAGCCCTGCACTCAGATCCACGCTGGAGAACGTCACGTTTTTACGA GATGGACGTCTTTTGATGCGAATCGGAAATGCCGACGTCGAATACGACTGCAAGTTCAGATTCTACATGACGACCAAAATGTCAAATCCTCATTACCAACCAAACGTGTGGATACACGTGACGATGATAAATTTTATGGTAACGCCAACAGGATTAGAAGATCAGTTATTGGT tGACGTTGTACGATTAGAAAGGCCCGATTTAGAAGAGAAACGGACTGaaacaaatgttattataaataacgacaACAATCTATTAAAAGAAATGGAAGAAAAAATGTTGAGAATGCTATACATGTCAGAGGGGAACATTTTAGATGATGAAGAACTCATCGATACGCTCAACAACAGCAAG gaaTCGTCAATTATTATCGCTGGGCGTTTGATTGATGCGGAAGAAACCGAAAAAAGCGTCAGTACTGCACGAGAGCGTTATCGAGCGATAGCAAAACGAGGTTCATGCCTTTATTTTATTGTGGCTCAACTATCTGAAATCAACATTATGTATCAGTTTTCATTGAACTATTTTAATTCT ATACTTTGCAATGTAATAAAAAACAGTAACAAATCGATGAAAATCGACGTGAAATTGCCAACCATGATCGAAGATATTACACTGGcaatttattcgaatatttcTAGAGGCCTGTTTGaacatcataaattaatattcagttTCTTGCTCAGCATCAACGTAAATTTACAAATCGGTAAAATCACCAATGCCGAATGGAATTTTTTGGTTCATGGGCCTGCGGCTACAGCAAAGAAACACGTCCCGGAGAAACCATTGGTATTGGCATTGACGGAAGACGTGTGGAAAACTGTAAACTACATGACTGAAGTGTTTCCTAAGTTTAAAAGTCTTTCGGAAAACTGCACTGGGCGAATACAAATCAAACTTGGCGATTTCGCTCTGAATATTCATTTAGATCCTGAAAATAATAACCCAGCAGTAAATTGGGATTCAATTTTGAATTCATTTGAAAAACTTATGATTATAAGAGcatttaaagaagaaaaattaatttgcgCGATCTCTAATTACGTTAGTGTCGAACTCGGTAAAAAGTTTGTCGAAAGTCCGGAAGTTTCTCATCGTTTATTGTACACCAATACGTCTTCGACATTACCGTTAATTTTCATACTCAGTCCAGGTTCAGATCCATTTGAGTCTTTCCAAAAGTTTTCAGCGGAATTCGGAACAATAGACAAGTTACATACAATATCTCTAGGCCAGGGCCAGGGACTTATTGCAGAAAAGCTAATAAAAGATGGCAAAGAACAGGGGAACTGGGTTTTCTTACAA aattgtcATTTAGCACCGTCGTGGTTGCATCACATGGACAATTTAGTTCAAGAACTGATCAATAACCCGTTGGATGTCAACCAAAATTTCAGACTGTTCTTGAGTTCAGTGCCGTCAAAAACTTTTCCTACTTTCGTCCTACAAAATTCGTTGAAAGTTACTATTGAACCGCCAAAAAGCTTGCgagcaaaaatgaaaaaatcttTTGCAAATATGAACATAGATTTCTTTGAAGACAATg CTTTTGGATCTGATTGGCAAAAAATGGTATTCGGGCTATGTTTTTTCCACGCTGTCATATTAGAAAGAAAGAAATTCGGATCACTTGGGTGGAACGTACCGTACGCATTTACTGACAGTGACCAAGAATACACTATGCACTTACTACATACGTATTGCTTAACTGCAAAAGAAATACCCTGGAAAGCCTTGCAATACATCACTGTTGAAATAAACTATGGTAGCAGAGTTAACGATTATTGGGATCAAAAAACTCTGAATACGATACTATTGAATTTCTTAGGACCTCGTACACTTGATTCAA attATAAATACTCAGAGTCTGGTGTTTACATTTGTCCGGAAATAAAAAACTGTACCACGATCGATAACTATAagaaattaattgataaattaccAATAACGGAAGAACTAGAAATATTCGGAATGCACATAAATGCCAACATAGCGTATCAA gcTAGAGAAACACAAGAGGCGTTACGTGCAATCGTTTGTGTCTACCCGAAATCACTAACAGTACCTGCTTGTAAACCAGATGACGAAATCGTTATAGACGTAGCTGTCGATATTTCCAAAAGACTTACTAACTTTATAGATTTTCATCAATcccattttacaatattgaaaccAGACGAAAAAGGACGATTGCCTCCATTATCTACAGTCTTATCACAAGAGATCGGACGTTTTAATACATTACTCGACGTCGTGCACAATACTTTAACTGACCTACGTAATGCTGTCGAAGGACATACGATAATGTCTAGAGAATTAGAAACAGTTTACTGGTCATTCATGAAcaatact GTACCGACAATGTGGCAGAACAGAGCGTATCCCTCGCTGAAGACATTGGGTAGTTGGATCAAAGACTTGATATTAAGACTTGACTTTATTAAT aACTGGACAAAATTTGGAAATCCTCCCTCTTACTGGATATCTGGTTTGTATTTTCCACAATGTTTTATCACCGGATGTCTTCAAAGGCACGCCAGGAAATATGGCATACCCGTATATAGCTTAAAAGTCGATTTTGAACTTACCAGCACTGTTCTGGCACAAGAGGACATTTCTGCCATGCACTCGACCAGTTTAAAAGAAGAAACTCAAGTTTATAAAGGTTTGACGGAAAGAGGTGATGGTGTTTACATACACGGGCTGTTTCTATGCGCTGGACGCATCGACTTGACCAGCAAACGTCTCGTTGATCCCATTCCCG GTGACTTGTATTCTCAACTACCGGTTGTACAATTAATTCCATCCGtagaaatatatgaaaaaagatTACGATATAATTGTCCTGTGTATAATACCACAGCTCGAACAGGTGTTCCTTCGACCACTGGACATAGTACACATTTTGTGATTGCCATGCTATTACCGACAGACTTTCCAGAGAGCTATTGGATACTAAAGGGAACCGCTCTAATtgctcaaatataa
- the LOC132933820 gene encoding uncharacterized protein LOC132933820, translating to MAARRSSSEKNPKIHSNNSKSSEVNIVTTKRTNAKCLRSIPNEKEEPRHLSYSEQYTKTREEHAPYRVVSKEVELDALNRKYIGTYNILIDYLLCNTSIQLVQSGY from the exons ATGGCAGCTCGAAGGAGTTCGTcggaaaaaaatccaaaaatacacAGCAA TAATTCGAAAAGTTCCGAGGTAAACATCGTTACAACAAAACGGACAAACGCTAAGTGTTTGCGATCGATTCCGAACGAAAAAGAGGAACCTAGACATTTA TCTTACTCAGAGCAGTACACAAAAACGAGAGAAGAACATGCACCATACAGGGTTGTTAGTAAAGAAGTCGAACTAGACGCCTTGAATCGTAAGTACATAggcacttataatatattaattgattatttattatgtaatacaagtatacaactcgTACAATCGGGATATTAA